In one Culex quinquefasciatus strain JHB chromosome 2, VPISU_Cqui_1.0_pri_paternal, whole genome shotgun sequence genomic region, the following are encoded:
- the LOC6044631 gene encoding interaptin — MSDLEEIGDMSNFDAWLEKDFLSKISRLETECEDAREKIKTLDKDLRKKTIECDILRAKVGKLETVPSNNAASNEKIENLEKELKRKTMELDILRSKLSNSETKTEGSNDLVERVKQLEKELKKRIIENGILRGKLTDIETEPPTPEAQEKLDELVRGLQRTESVVMKEKIKELEGDHEVSERTGELERELKKKSIESDILRSKLKQFENSPGSNTDSNDRIRELEKQVRKYQIEADILRGKVTSMESDAANRDEDESNDKIEELEKGLQRSTTEGNMLRAKMRMFETDATAAHDSSSEKIEELKRGLKKSTTESHILRSKLSEMENKQTASGASSYKIENLEQELKKKVIENDILRSKVDQLERVPLADSPANAKVEELQKEVRKLKIENDILRSKLNTAEEEPSDSQESTDRISELENSLKKRSIETDILRAKVVQLECELSPSKNFNERIEDLESEMKKKLLENDILKSKVSQLESEVLKHQFEGNKKGETQEIKKLKEKHEEVLTKAKELLFERTKTVKTQEMQIKALQNQIENIKEVVTITKDMLNIRNMEHEQLQTRFENIDTRMQAEREQQTLLEKKLAASLKAYNDLKDEYTKQVELFKDIQKTYTEKIELIKEEAEQVRNGRK; from the exons atgtCGGACCTCGAGGAAATCGGTGACATGAGCAATTTCGATGCCTGGCTGGAGAAGGACTTCCTGAGCAAGATCAGCCGGCTGGAGACGGAGTGCGAGGACGCGCGGGAAAAGATCAAAACGCTGGACAAGGATCTGCGCAAGAAGACGATCGAGTGTGACATTTTGAGGGCGAAGGTGGGTAAGCTGGAGACGGTTCCGTCGAACAATGCAGCGTCCAACGAGAAGATCGAGAACCTGGAGAAGGAGCTGAAGCGGAAGACGATGGAGTTGGACATTTTGCGGTCGAAGTTGTCGAACTCGGAGACTAAAACAGAGGGATCGAACGATCTGGTGGAGCGGGTGAAGCAGCTGGAGAAGGAGCTGAAGAAGCGAATCATCGAGAACGGTATTCTGCGCGGAAAGCTTACGGACATTGAGACGGAACCGCCCACGCCGGAAGCGCAGGAAAAGCTCGACGAGCTGGTGCGGGGTTTGCAGCGAACCGAGAGTGTGGTGATGAAGGAGAAGATCAAGGAGTTGGAGGGAGACCACGAGGTTTCGGAGCGAACGGGCGAACTCGAGCGGGAGCTCAAGAAGAAGAGCATCGAGAGTGACATCCTGCGGTCGAAGCTGAAGCAGTTTGAGAACTCtcccggttcgaacacggactCGAACGATCGGATTAGGGAGTTGGAGAAGCAGGTGCGAAAGTACCAGATTGAGGCTGATATCCTGAGGGGCAAGGTCACCTCGATGGAGAGCGACGCAGCAAATCGGGATGAGGATGAGTCAAACGATAAAATCGAGGAGCTGGAGAAGGGACTGCAGCGAAGCACCACCGAAGGAAACATGCTACGGGCCAAGATGAGGATGTTTGAGACTGACGCTACGGCTGCCCACGATTCGAGCAGCGAGAAGATCGAGGAGCTGAAACGTGGACTGAAGAAAAGCACAACCGAGAGCCACATCTTGCGCTCGAAGCTGTCCGAGATGGAGAACAAGCAGACCGCAAGCGGTGCCAGCTCGTACAAAATCGAAAACCTCGAGCAGGAGCTCAAGAAGAAGGTCATCGAGAACGATATTCTTCGATCGAAGGTCGATCAGCTGGAGCGAGTTCCGCTGGCGGACAGCCCCGCAAACGCCAAGGTCGAGGAGCTCCAGAAGGAGGTGCGCAAGCTGAAGATCGAGAATGACATACTGCGATCGAAGCTTAACACAGCGGAAGAGGAACCGAGCGATTCGCAGGAATCCACCGATCGCATCTCCGAGCTGGAGAACTCGCTCAAGAAGCGCTCCATCGAGACTGACATTCTGCGGGCCAAGGTCGTCCAGCTGGAGTGCGAACTATCCCCAAGCAAAAACTTCAACGAGCGCATCGAAGACCTCGAAAGCGAGATGAAGAAGAAGCTGCTCGAGAACGACATCCTCAAGTCCAAAGTCTCCCAGCTGGAAAGCGAGGTGCTCAAGCACCAGTTCGAAGGAAACAAAAAGGGTGAAACCCAAGAAATAAAGAAGCTCAAAGAAAAGCACGAGGAGGTGCTCACCAAGGCGAAGGAACTGCTCTTCGAGCGCACCAAAACCGTCAAAACGCAAGAGATGCAAATCAAAGCGCTCCAGAACCAGATCGAAAACATCAAGGAGGTCGTCACCATCACCAAGGACATGCTGAACATCCGGAACATGGAGCACGAGCAGCTGCAGACGCGCTTCGAGAACATCGACACCCGGATGCAAGCGGAGCGCGAACAGCAAACGCTGCTGGAGAAGAAGCTGGCGGCCTCGCTTAAAGCGTACAACGATCTGAAGGACGAGTACACGAAGCAGGTGGAACTGTTCAAG GACATCCAGAAAACCTACACCGAAAAGATCGAACTCATCAAGGAGGAAGCCGAGCAGGTCCGGAACGGTCGAAAGTAA